GCTGCCTCGGCGTAGAGGAAGTGGGCGGCGTAGCGCTTGCGGTCGGCGATGCCCTTTAGGACCTTCTCCTGGCTCTTGGGCCCGAAGCCGGGCAGCGCCACAAGGCGGTTCTCGTGGCAGGCGTACTCGAGCTCACGCAGCGTCGTTATGCCGAGCTCGTCGTAGATGGCTCGAACCTTGCGCGGGCCCAGGTGCGGAATATCGAGCAGCCCGAAGAGCCCTTCGGGGAGAGAGGCGCGCAGCTCCTCGTAGGCGGGCAGCCTCCCGGTGGTGACCAGCGTGGTGACCTTCTCCGTGATGGCCTTCCCGAAGCCCTTGAGCTCCCCGAGCCGACCCGAGGCCACCAGGTCTTCGACGGGCTCGGCAGTGGCCGCCAGGGTGCGGGCGGCGTTGGCGTAGGCCCGGACCTTGAAGGGGTTCTCCCCCTTCAGCTCCAGGATGACGGCCATCTCCTCCAGTACTGCCACCACCTGGTCTTTGTCCACTCCAGGAGCCTGGGCCACAATATCAACCTACTGCACGGGTATCTGCCTGCCCATCACCGGCCTGCCTCTAGCGCTACCTCGTAGATTAATTCCGAGAGCCTCGGATGCTCGCCGATGGCCGGTAGAATCTCGATCTGCAGCCCGGGAAAGGAGGCCATCGCCTCCTCGGCTTGGGCGGGGATATCGTGAGCCACATGCCCGCCGCCTGCCATAAACAGGGGCAGAAGACGTATGCTCTCCACACCGTTTTTCACGGACTCGGCGGCCACATCCATCAAGGTGGGCGAGGCGACCTCCATATGGGCCAAGCGCACCCCGTCGGGGCCCAGCTTCTCCTTGAGGGCGGTCTCGAGCTTCTCGAAGGGCTCGATCCAGCGCGGATCGCGGCTGCCGTGGGTGAAAATGACCAGCAAGGGTCGCGTCACACCAATTCCTCCAACATGTAAGCCGCGCCCGTCCTATGGAAACCGTCTCCGCTACCGAGGACTGCCGGGATGTTTGGTTGGCTGCGGCTCAGGCGCCGATGCCGGCTCAGTTGCAAGCCGAACGTAAATTGAAAACGGAGTGGCCGTCACATCGCCCAGACGGCGCCCCGTGGTGTCTTTGGCCGTAAGGATGACATCCCGCTTCTGGTTGAAGGTCCGCTCGTCGAGAGAATAGAGGAGCCGGCCGAGGCGTGCGAGGACCTCATCCCGGCGGGAGGCGTCGAGCTTAGTCCACCAGGGCCCCAGACGAACCTCCATCCAGAGCACCTTCTCTTGGCTGAAGAGGCGGATGACGCGCGCCTCCAGAGTCGGGGGCCCGTTCTCCCCAGCCGGCTCGACAATAGAGGCGACGGTCTCCCGAGCGGAGCGGCGGAACTCGGCCTCAAGCGACGAGAGGGACTCATCGGTCACAGGGTAAGCAGGGTTGATAATGGGCAGGTTGGGCACCACTGAGACCGGCGCCTCGGGCGGAGGCACGCGGTGGCTGCACGAGACGGCCAAAACCAGAGGCGCCAAAAGTATGGACCAGCGCCACACGACGTCCTCCCTCATAAAGATACAAACTTAAGGTTACTTAGTCTACAATGGCCAGCAGGCGGTGTCCACTCGCCCGCCGGGGCTTCTTCGGGCGTCCATATCTCCCAGACCTTAATCCAACCGTTTCCCTAGCGGCAAGCCAACGGCGTGCTGGACTAGGCTACCCCTCTTCGATATAGTAAAGAGCCTCAGGCTCAGGCGGGAGCGAATGGGGCCCGGTGGCTCCCCTGGACTTCAAATCCAGTGTGGCGTCGAGAGGCGTCAGGTGGGTTCGACTCCCACACGCTTCCGCCATAACTCTTTGTAGCTAAATGTGTTGGATGCGTGGGATGCCGGGAGGAAGGGTTCCTGCGGGTCTAAACAGGCGTGTTGACAGGAGCCGATGGTTGAGAGGTTAGGTTCCAATCAATTTGATCAGTTTGTCGACGCTTGCTTTCCCATCACCAAAAATCATCATCTGCCTCCTCACCGCCCTGGTGGTCAACATCAAGCGGTGGTTCAACCTCATCCAGGCCCGGGCCCCAACCCTGAGCCCTGCGTAGGCTCCGCCGATGAAGGGAAAGAAGAAAAAGAATCGAGGAAGTAAATGAGAGGGGAAGACTGACCAGATTCATAAACCTTAAGAATCCTGCCTGAAAATCCCACTTGTCCCGCCCTTAGCCGGAGGATTCTTTGCGGTCAAATATGACAGCCCGAACGGTTTCGCACACGTGCTGTACGACTGCGGTCACTTCCTCCATACGCCGCCCCAACAGGCGCATCGTGACCCCGCATTCAGCCGGCAGCTGACTGGCCCCTCCAAGGACAACTGCTGCGTCGGACACCAGGTTCTGGAGCGTGGCCGCCAGCTCCGGTGCGTGGCTAGAAGGGGTCAGGATGTGCACGATCCCAAGGATGTCGTAGGGGCCCATTAGTCCCGGGGCCGTAGGCGTTGCGTCATGGGGGCTGATGTAGTTGTGATCGGCGAACAGGAGGGAGCCTTCCAGGTCGTGAGCCTCCACCCTAGAAGAGTAGAGTGCGTAGGCATGCCGCTCATCCCTAGCGATGCGGCCTGAACAGATCGTCTCGGCAAAGATCAGCGTGGAGGAGGGATCGGCCTCGAGGGTGACCGACTCGACAAATCGGGCATCGCGGAATGGAATCACCGGACCGGGGACGTATTCCAGGTAAGACTCCGCCTCGGTTCGCAGATGCACGTGCTGTGTGGCTGTCTCACCCGTGGAGCGGTAGATTTTGGTGGCAGCTGGCGTAGTCATCCGGACCTGGGTCCCCTCGTCAGCCCGAACCCCGATGGTGAACCGGTCCCCTTGTACGACCCCTCCGCTGGAAGACAACACGTAGACCGTAGCCATCCCAGGCATGGCGGGATCGGCGTAGATGGGCACCTGAACCTTGAGGGGCGCGCGGTGCTCTTGCTCCACAATACAGGTCCGGCCCGCTCTAAGAGCGAGGGTGAGACTGAGGGCGCCGTCCATTACTTAGGCTCAGTTTCTGGAGGGTGGACGGGCCAGTCCTGAAAGAGGACCTCGCGCCGAATCAGGGCTACGACGTCGTCGATCCCCTCGCCCGTCTTGCAGTTGGTAAACAGAAAAGGCTTTTCTCCACGGTAGCGGAGAGAATCGGCTTCCATGACGGCAAGGCTTGCTCCCACGTAGGGCGCCAGGTCGATTTTGTTGATGACGAGGAGGTCAGACTGGGTGATGGCTGGTCCTCGTTTGCGGGGGATCTTATCGCCGGCGGCCACGTCGATGACGTAGATGTAATAATCAGCCAGCATAGGGCTGAAGGTCAGGGTCAGGTTGTCGCCGCCGCTCTCCAGGAATACGAGGTCGGTATCCGGGAAGCGGGTCTCCATCTCCTCAAGGGCGGCCAGGTTCATTGTTGGATCCTCCCGCACGGCGGTGTGCGGGCAGGCGCCGGTCTCCACCCCCAGGATCCGGTCTGGATCGAGGATGCCCTCCAGAGTCCGCTTCACGTGGAGGGCGTCCTCGATGGTCACCACATCGTTGGTCACCACAATGATCTTGGTGCCATCGGCCACGAGCCGAGGGACTAGGGCCTCGATGAGGGCCGTCTTGCCGGACCCTACAGGGCCGCCTATGCCAATGCGAGGAATCGATTTCGTCATTTTGTGCCCTCTCAGCTGATGAAGAGCCGAACGTGCGCCTGTTCATGGCGCATTGCCATGATGTCGATAAGGGGCGTCCAGCTTCTCATTTCCTCCAGGGGTGTATCGACATGGGCGTCTACGACCCGAATGAGATGCGGGCGGAGACGAGCCAAAATGCTCTGGGCCTGGACGTGGTCAACGCGAATGAGCCGCATGGACACGCCCAGCAAGCCCACGGCAAAGGCGTAGAGCGCCGCCAACGTCGCCTCCCGTGGGGGGACGGCTAGGGCCGCCGCCGTCGCGGCGTAGGCAATGGCCGCGTTGCCTGGAGCTTCCCCCTCCTCCACAGCGTCCATGTAGGCTTGGAGGATGGGCTGATGGGCTAACGAGAGGGCAGTAGCGAGAACCCGCTTGCCGATGCGCATGGCCGCCTCGCGGGCCTCCCGGGTGAGTTTGACTGCGGTAAGACGACGGTCGACCTGGCACAGGGCAGTCAAGTCTTCTAAAAGGGCGGCGCGATGAGCATGGACAATGGCAACCCCATCAGCGGGGCCGACCAGGTGCTCTACGTAGGTGTGGAGGAGAGGTTCCAGGTCTTCGGCTTTTGTCACGAGGCCGTGCTGGACAAAGGTCTCCAATCCGTGGGAGAGAGTGTAAAGACCCGAAGGGAAAAACGAATCGGCCAGCTGCAACACCCCGAGGAAGCCGAGGTCGGTGGAGAGGCCTTGGGAAGCCTCACTGCTTCCGCCACTATTGGCCTTACCCTTCAAGGTCATGGCTGTGGGGATGCGAATGGGGGTGGTCATGGTGATGGTCGTGGTGCTTTGGCTGCAGAGGAGGGATTGCGCCGACAGCATGTTCCTCGAAGGCATAGTCGATCCCTTGGAGGTCGTAGGTTCTGAGGACCGCCTCAACCACCTCTTTGTCGACGGCCACAGGGACGAAGAGGTCCCGACCCTTAACCATAACCGGCCAATGTTGATTTCCCAGAATGTGGCCGACCCGGACGGCTACCTCAATAATCTCTTCTTCCGACGCCGACGGCAGGAGGGTGATTCGCAAGACCTCTTCGGGCTTAAGGCGGACGACAATCATCCGTGACCCATCTTGCTCAAGGAAAAGGACGTCGCCGTCCCGTAGGAAGGTGCCGCGCTCCAAGCTGATCCCCAGACTCTCTCCCTTGTCGGTGGTGGC
The Nitrospinota bacterium genome window above contains:
- a CDS encoding histidinol-phosphatase, which translates into the protein MAQAPGVDKDQVVAVLEEMAVILELKGENPFKVRAYANAARTLAATAEPVEDLVASGRLGELKGFGKAITEKVTTLVTTGRLPAYEELRASLPEGLFGLLDIPHLGPRKVRAIYDELGITTLRELEYACHENRLVALPGFGPKSQEKVLKGIADRKRYAAHFLYAEAA
- a CDS encoding CbiX/SirB N-terminal domain-containing protein, which translates into the protein MTRPLLVIFTHGSRDPRWIEPFEKLETALKEKLGPDGVRLAHMEVASPTLMDVAAESVKNGVESIRLLPLFMAGGGHVAHDIPAQAEEAMASFPGLQIEILPAIGEHPRLSELIYEVALEAGR
- a CDS encoding urease accessory protein UreD, translated to MDGALSLTLALRAGRTCIVEQEHRAPLKVQVPIYADPAMPGMATVYVLSSSGGVVQGDRFTIGVRADEGTQVRMTTPAATKIYRSTGETATQHVHLRTEAESYLEYVPGPVIPFRDARFVESVTLEADPSSTLIFAETICSGRIARDERHAYALYSSRVEAHDLEGSLLFADHNYISPHDATPTAPGLMGPYDILGIVHILTPSSHAPELAATLQNLVSDAAVVLGGASQLPAECGVTMRLLGRRMEEVTAVVQHVCETVRAVIFDRKESSG
- the ureG gene encoding urease accessory protein UreG yields the protein MTKSIPRIGIGGPVGSGKTALIEALVPRLVADGTKIIVVTNDVVTIEDALHVKRTLEGILDPDRILGVETGACPHTAVREDPTMNLAALEEMETRFPDTDLVFLESGGDNLTLTFSPMLADYYIYVIDVAAGDKIPRKRGPAITQSDLLVINKIDLAPYVGASLAVMEADSLRYRGEKPFLFTNCKTGEGIDDVVALIRREVLFQDWPVHPPETEPK
- a CDS encoding urease accessory protein UreF, whose product is MTTPIRIPTAMTLKGKANSGGSSEASQGLSTDLGFLGVLQLADSFFPSGLYTLSHGLETFVQHGLVTKAEDLEPLLHTYVEHLVGPADGVAIVHAHRAALLEDLTALCQVDRRLTAVKLTREAREAAMRIGKRVLATALSLAHQPILQAYMDAVEEGEAPGNAAIAYAATAAALAVPPREATLAALYAFAVGLLGVSMRLIRVDHVQAQSILARLRPHLIRVVDAHVDTPLEEMRSWTPLIDIMAMRHEQAHVRLFIS